From the genome of Seriola aureovittata isolate HTS-2021-v1 ecotype China chromosome 18, ASM2101889v1, whole genome shotgun sequence:
TCTGGATCACCTTGGGGTAGTTTTATATATTCATGGACATCTAGACAGGTCCAGTTTATATTGATAGCCCTGAGTCACTGTGCTTGTCTCCATGGGCCTCACAGTGACCACCATGGGTGGTCACTAGTAAATGAAACCGACATTACCCAAACAAAGAAGCACTAAAAAGGTGTGTCAAGCCTTGAGTTGTGACGCTCAGAGAAAGACCTTGCCAGAATAATCAGCAAGgtacccccccacccacccacccacccagtGGTGCTGTAGGTCAGATGTCCAAACCGGACACAAACTGATGTAATGCTTTATTGCAAGCACTAGCAATCTTTGATCTTTCGCCAGTATATTAAAGTTCATTAAGTTATAACTCATACAGAGAAATCAGATATCATGTGTTTTGGCAAATTAATTAAGGTCTGTCATTAATCCAGGCTGTAATCAAAGCCAGCAGGATTATATCATCACTACTCAAAAGAACAgtgaacaataaaaacatgagttttaaagaaaatggTCATTGATCTGACTGTTGTTGGTCGGTGCTGTGTCTTCTTTGCAACAAAACTGTTGATCAGTTGAGATCAGAAAACTATATAGTCTTTGTCATCATGTCTTTGAGAAGCACAAATTTCTTTGTTAAATGATACTCAGGAATTAAATATCTGTTTGAAGtagatttatttttcacctgTTATTCATTAAGTTGCACTATTCTgtaatatgaatattaaatagATTATAACAATAGATCTGGGATTTTGCACAATAAGGCACAGTTTTGGTTTTCCCCCCTCCCTGGAGTGTTAGTTATCAGATGGTAGAGTAGAGTCATTTTACTGGTGTTTCATTTTGCTTACAGTCGATTATTTTTGAGCCATGCCTAGACTGTTGGGAAAATCTCAGATTTAACTTGTATGCTAAAAAGGTTTAGTAGAAGGGTGTTGAGATTTGGGGGAGCTATGTGTCAACCActaaaacatacaacatactattcaaataaacattaaataaattaatataaatccAGTATAAACAGATTGCACATAACAAACACATCAGAACTGTGAATCTGGTGCAAGATATGAGAGGCAAAGGTTTGCAAAACATTATTTGGTTTGATGGGTCAACATATAGTGCATTGTGGCAGGTTTTTAAATGCCAGATTTGCAGTTGTGATAGTATGCATACACAAAGATACTGACTGAGAACACAGCCTTCTTCAAGTTCTCCACAGCTCACGTTACAAAAACATGAGGTCATATGGTTGCTGGAGTCACAGTGACCCCAATTTCAGACCTTCCCATCCTATATCCAGACATACTGTATTcattgtatattgtattgtgCCTATATGCAGTTGAGGCAAATTACAGTGCAACACCACTCAGTATGCAAATAACCCCATACATCACCTCTGCTTACACTTTTcctacacaaaaaaacaaattcagtgttgactgatttgttttttgttttatttcacacaaactCTTGCACGAGCACTTACTTTATCTACAATTTCAGACAGTATAATTTTAAGGATTCCTTTCTTGGAGCTGATCCTGAATGAAAGTCCTAAAAGCTCTTTGAGTTCATGAATACAGGTCAAAAGTTTAGAGGCGAGGACGACCAGAGCCAAACAGCATGTGGGGAAAATAATTTGAGCTGCAAAAGTACACAAACAGCTTGTGAAATATCATGAGAGCTGTCTGCGAGGAGGCAGCATTATCTCCAATTAGAACAGAGCATCTTGTGACTGCAGCTTGTCATCATGGGTTAACTTGACCAGCACAATGAGGCCCTTCACCAGACTTTCGGCAGAATTGAAGGAGGTAGAATTAATTTTGTCGACTGAGCTGAAGGCTTGTGATTCCACAAATCCACTCATGAATACATTGTATAACAGAAAGTTGTAGtactgcagtttattttcattgactATATACAAATGTCCATGTGCATTTTGTAATACTACTGCTCTGTGAAAATAACACCCTAATTAAATATTATAGTACTCTACTATTTGCTTCTTGGCACTTTAATACTTCACACAGGGAGAGGAATTGTGAACTGAAGGTGAATGAAGGTAATCAGATATTAAACCCTTTTTTCTTCATCTAATTCTATCGTTTAATCCTTTGCTCTTTTGCTCTTTACCAAATGTCTCCAGTCATCTTTGAGATATTTTAATTCTACATTGACTCGATCGATTGAAGCCAGCTGAGATAACAGCTTTACCATCTGAACATGGTCTTTGTCTTCTTAAGCAAACACCATTACAGCCACTACTTAAGCCTCTACTTGTCTTTTTCACTTAGACTGACTCTCAGCATGGACGTCCtcacacattaaaatgtttttcgtCCAATTTTCAGCAACAAAGCTTTTATTGTCTAACTTTGTGAGCTTCATAAGTGACATTCAGAGGgctgttttattaaatgaataGTGAGTAATGCAGTGGTTTAAAACAGTCCCTCGCACAGGGTATTTCTGACCTTCTTTCTGACGTTTCTTTTTTTGGTACtcctttttttggttttggccCACAAGCAACTTCATGTGGTAAAATTGTAGCTGGGGTTGATAGCTAACATTTTCAAACCGCATTAACCAACTTATGTCATAACTTTCCACTTCAgattttattgaaatgtttaaaCCAGTGCATCATCTCTGTTTAAAGTTTGTATGCATTCCTTCAGGTTTCTGGATGTTCTCCTGTGAGCCATGTTTACTGGAGCACAGAATAACACTGAATGGCTACAGTGTGTTGATGAGCAAATGTTAATAAGTTTCTTAGCCCCCCTTGTCAAAATATGCCAGGGCCAAAATCAACAGGTTTATAGTATAACAGCAATGTGAGTATATACACAGTTGACCTATGCGGCTCATGTTTTAATCTACACTGTATAATAATGCCACAATGTATCGTGTAACTTCAACACTTTTGAACACCATTGAAGTTGGCAGCATCATTGCAAccattgggaaaaaaaaagttctgtgcCTAACTTTATTAACATATTCAGTTTGTTGAAAACTTTTGAAGATCTTTAAttgaatttgaaattaaattccGTGGTTTTGAAACACTCAAAATGCATTTACAATGATCCACCCACTGAGGGCTCTGTGGGCCGCAAAGGttaaagcaacatttaaaaccagctGAGTTTGGGAAGGAGGTAAAAGAGATTTCCAAAGGCAGGTGGTTAGGacatgtgctctgtgtgtgtgtgtgtgtgtgtgtgtgtgtttgtgtgtgtgtgtgtgtgtgtgtgtgtgtgtttgcgtgtgtgagtgtgtgtatgcacaatacacacatgttcacattgGTGTGTGGCAAGGATATTGAGTTTTGACCCTGGGAAGTGAGTGAGGGCAGTGgtgggcctgtgtgtgtgtgtgtgtgtggtcatttgggttaaaaataaatgtattctaTGTTGATATGATACAAAAATATCAGAGAGAGTGAAACGATTTGTGGCTGGTGTTAATATTTTGAGGTTtggcttggtttttgttttttttattccacagtCCCTGAGGGCCCAGTACCAACTTAGTTTGACTGAATCAGTGCGGCAAGCTCCAGTATAGTACAGTAGTGAGCAGCACGGCTTAGAAAAACAGGAGTATATCAGAATATGAACTCACTGGCAGCGATTTTACAGTGTGGTCTTTGGCAGTTCAGCCCTTTGTCAGTCAAATGAAATTAGAATTTAAATTAGCAAAATTAGCACTTGGCACAAAAACCCATTCTTAGGCCCATATGGAAAGACTAGTATGTCgtaatttttgtgccttaattcCCCTGGTTTGACAGTGTTCACAATGCCCTCTATCATGCTGTGTTTGTTGACACTCCTGATCGGGAAATCTGTCTCCGGACCCTCCTGTCCGAGCTCGCAGGACAGGACTTACCACACGCTGTGATCAGTCAGGGTTCAGTACATAGCCTGATCCTGGAAGTAACTCTTGGTCACGCCAGGATGTAGCAGGCCGTGAGATATTTTAAAGCCAAATTCAGTGACTGGGAATGGAGGAGTTGTAATAAGTGGTTTTACTCAAAGTGAATCTCATTCATGCTGCGTTAAACAGTGAGTTAAACAGTGTCTAGTGCATAACTTGTCCAAACATATGTGACTAACTttcattctcctttttctttctctgttcccTTTTGTAGATGTCGGAGCCTAAGGTGGATGCCCCCTCATGTGAGCTGGGCGGAGCAGGAGATCGAGGAGGTGTGTCCCTCCACCTTCCCCCCCGCAGCTCAGAAGGTGAAGAAAGCAGTCTATATCCTTCCAGCCCCTCGGAGCCCCCAACCCTTGGCAGTCCTCACCCCTCGGAGCCACTCACCCCTTTGGATGAGGTCTACATGCCCCTTGGAGGTCTGATGGGGTCCGAGGAGCGGCATAAGGTGCCTCCCacaccacctccctccaccGAGGGTGAGGATTGCAAGAGTATGGAGGGAAACGAGATGGAGATctggagagagatgaaggattTGGAGAacagaagggaggaggaggaggaggaggaagatggggCCAGCAGAAAGAGTACTTTAAGTGagggggaagagaaagaagaaggaggagaggagggcgaGATGAATGAGGAGGAAGTCAACCTAAACCTGATGGTGTCAAACACAGATGAAGACAATGCCTCAGAGCCACCTGACACCAAcgctcctccatcctcctcctcatcttcatttGTCATCCCTGAGCTGCGCCTCGATCGCTCCTTTAGTGCCGACGCCCTCTCCTCACCCAACACTGATGACGAAGACTACGATGAGGATGAAGACGAGGAGTCTGacgaagaggatgatgaagacgaCAGTGACGATGCCTACCTGCAGCGCAGTGACAGCAAGCGCCGCAGCATGGTGGAGGGTGCCACCTGTGAGAAACATGGAGGAGGGGGGCTCAGTGTGCAGAATTCCCTCCGCAGACGCACCCACAGTGAAGGAAGCCTCCTGCAGGACCCCCGCACGCCATGCTTCACCTCCGACAACGCCATCAACTGCTTAGAGGCGGGGGGAGCACACCACAAGGGCGGCTGGACACTCCCATCACCCAAAACCCTGAAGAAAGAGCTGACCAAGAATGGAGGCTCCATGCATCAGCTGTGTATGCTGTTCTCTGGGAGGAAGGTAAGCAGCTTCACACTTGAATAAATTACAGTATGTGCTGAGTCACGCAGGaataaagttacaaaaataCAGCACTGTAGTAAAATTCAGCCGCTGCCATGGTTAGAATACATTTTCTGTACTTGGGCAACATGGGTCATTTCtaaaacaggaagagagtgTAAGAATTTTGAAGGACCAAAGACAgtaaaatatacacacattagTATTTGGTCTATAATAACATTCAGactatttcagtttttctttctaacCTCACATACCGAGTACTACAGTATGTCCCTCCTATCTATTGCATCAGTTGTGCATGAATGATCCCAAAGTTACGGTTCACTGGTTTCTGCAAAAATGGTGACATCAAGTGGTAAAATAGAGCAAGTGCACAAGAATCCTGTCATCCGTGTATTCTGCAATATAAATCATACAAGATTGTTCTGTCTAAAGTGTAAAAAAGTGTCAAGctcatcaaaaacaaaaggccATAATGATTTTCAATAACAGTCGAGAGacacatacatatactgtatgtgtacagtAGACATCTTAGCAGTGTATTGCAACTAAAGTTGTATACCAGTACAATCTTATGCATGAATACACGCCACGACTATGTATAGAGAAAAAATACGTTTAATAGGTCTAAAACTATTGACTAATTGCATGACAGAGTTAGACAGGTATATTTGAGATGCATTCATGTCATTGTATGCAGTTTaacaatgttaaaatattaactGTACAAGGAACAGCATCTAGCCCCATTTGCATAAGCCCCCTGCAGAAGTCAAATATAAGCAGCTTTTCTGAATCTAAATATGCTTCCACTACGCAACACAACTACCTTGTAGAAAATGTATACATGCTGAAAGTTTAGTTTGTATATAGGGCAATATCACCTGTGTCTCAAATTTCTGTGATTTTATTAAACATTCTCTAATACAATGAACAAGACATTGCAAAACCATAACAGATAAtgacaacaaatacatttttttactaAAACAATCAACTCGTTGTGCGAAGTACTTATGCCTGGTTTCACACAAACTGCACATTGGTTTAACCTTTCTGCAAAACACTTACATGTCTCCATAATAAAGCACATGTACACTGATATTTACATGCAGAGAGCACTGTCATTTCGTTTAGTTTCCATaattcatgtaaataaacattgtATATTGTTTAGTTGAACTCTAATGTCATTATGTAGAATACATTAGCATTTGTAGCAGAGTGAAAAAGTTATCAtgaaattatgactttttatagaaGTTTGTCCcccacatttttattttaatttaacatctCCTGTAGGATCAGAATTTAAAATTTGTGTGTCATCTGAAACTATAAgagaagatttttttaatataaaaattgCATCAGTTTGGGGTTTTCTCCTTTGAGGCAGTATCGTCAGCAGTTTTGAGAAAGGAATAAACGTGCAGGTGGCAGTTGCTCTTGTTGTCCAACAGAGGGAAGCATGCATCAAATCATGTTAGCCCAGCAGCCTCAGATGCGTGTGCGTCATATCTTCTCTCACTTCATTCTGGCCAAGGTGACTTATTTTCTTCTTAACTATGACGTACCACGTTTTCTGATCATGTCTTTAGTAGTATTACATTATAAATGGAATGCAGAAAGGTCATCATCTCTGCAGCGATTTCTTCCAACAACACTATTATAGTTTGAACTCCACATCTGGAAACTTATTTCATCAGTATCAGTTTGGTAATGATTGTTTCTCAACAAAGGAACACAAgcaaatggaaagaaaagggaagaaaaaaaaaagaacaagacagTGAAATCAGGGCTCAACAGACAACCCACCGACTTAATGATAGACATATGACAGAGTTAATTAAGTGCTCACTTTATCACTATAGAATATAAGAGGCACTGTTCCTTTTCATCTACATCTGCCTTCCCAGAGTCTGTCAGTACACTTGGCAGCCTTAaatggcagtgtgtgtgaacttgTGCAGAGGAGGAATGCAGCAGAGAGGGCTGGAGCCTATTGGTCTTGGCGGATTCAAGGGTAATTTTACTACCTATTGGCGTCATGGACACTGTTCCTTTGAGGCTTGTGTTtccattatttaaaatgatctgtCATCTCCCCCCTCATTCATAAATCTTGTGACATCTCTAGGTGCAGAacctgattgtgtgtgtttttgtccacgtgtgtgtgcgcgtgtgtgacCAACCTCTGACCAAGAAAACTTTATGGGATCACTGAAGACTAGTAACACAGATTCCTGAGGCTGCATGAACATACTGCCTTCATTTCATGACACCTTCAAAGTTTTTCCAAACTTGTTGGCGCTCATTTGCAGCACTGCGGTGATCGAATGGGCAGAAATCTGGTTATAATTAGTTCTAACATATCAGGAGTGTACAAGCTGTTGCCGTGAAGTGATGGTGGGAAAACCTGAAAAGGAACAATTTTCTTAAAACATTGGATGTAAATGCTCAATTACAGTActtcaaactatttttttttatattttgtattttgcagaacatttcattcagtcatagttgaaacattatttaatataaaaaaatatgaagtaaaCCTTTGCTTCCATGCTAATATACTACATGCATATTTCATGTCAGGTGTGAAGAAACAATGCTTTGTGGACTAACATTAAGAATATAGCAAGGATATGTTTTGCTTTATGTTATAAGTCTCGTAGTTTACATGCAATTCATTATTTAGATGCAGAGACTGACCAAATGGAGATCTCAGACTTTACTGAAACTTATTTTCAAGTTCCTTTATCACTACCATTTCAGTGACTTGTGATCCAAGACACTTTACAGTGACTTAAACACTCACATGGGTACACTTAAAGCTTTTGGCTGTATTTATAGTTAGTATGTGTGACTGTACTGTCTCTGTCGTGTTTTAATGTGAACCCCCTGcccctccttctctgtctctttctgtctgtcacttCTCTTGCCAGGCAGTGTTTACTTGCCCTTTAACAAGCACCGACTCTGGTCCTGCGTTTCTTTCCGCTCTGCaccttttctctcacttgatCTCTTCAGAGGCCTATCATCAATGTAAGGAgagccagagacagacagagagcaggtcAAGAGAAATAATGTCAGTTTGTTTGACTAAGAGATTCTTGATTCTTGACAACTGCTTAAAAGAAAGTGTTATTCTTGCTACTGATGGCTGAAAAATAGTGTTCAAACCTTATAAATCAAGCCTGCTTTATATATCACTTTTCCAAAAAAGTTATAAATTGATTTGTGAACCAGAAGTAAACTAAAATTTATCTTAAAATTGgaataaatgcaaaacacacattagAATGACAAAAATTTGTTTGATGtgattaatctgtttttatattgttcAAGACTGTATCTGTCATATCAACATTAAATCGGATGTtttctaaaaatacatttaccaCAAAAATACCTTTGGAAATAGCTACTGCCAAAGATATCACTGTTGGTTGCAATTGAAAGGCCAAAATTGTTtagaggaatgaaaaaaagagagtacTGAGAATGTTGGGCCAAGAATTGATCCTTGTGGTATTCCACATGAATATTGAGCCTTGTTGGACAGGAGAGGCCATCCATTTATGTAGGAATCTTTCTGTTTACCAGTGCCAACAACTGCCTTAATCTGATGAGGATAGCATGGTCCACCCGTCAAATAGTGAAGTCACACCAAACCATCACCTTCCCTGACATCATTTGCTATCATTTGCTGCCCTGTTGAGGATAGTTTCAAATCTGCTGTTAATGGTCTTTGTAAAACTGTTTCCAAATGACATAGTACCCAAACATTGAGGCCAAAGAAAATATGAACTACAAGAGCTACTACTATGGCTGGATGATAAAGAGAATCTTTTGCAGGCACCATAATAACACTATTAAAATGGTTAGCTAGctaaaatggaaatttaaaggGATGAGAAATCCAGAGGTAATAAAAAAATTCCACTGATCTGTTTCCACTGACAGCTTTTATCCACGGTAGCACTCCAAAGACCAGAAAATACTAATTTCCATCACAAGGTGAGAGGCATTCCTTAAATGGCCATATAAGACTAAATGACTGCATGTTCTTTTCCGAGCAGACCATTGAATTAAACTCTTAATGTCGCTGTCCAAAACTCTCAAATCCTacttgtttttccaaaaatcACACTATCAGTCATCTTGTGtcagtttgtgaatgtgttgcATCCACACAGATGTTGCTGCAACAGACATGTGGATCTAACGCAGTGCTTTTTGGTTAAGCAGgccaaacattttgtttatggggtctgaatgtttgtttgaaatCTGGATAAATATCAGCTGTCTTTCCAGATGTTGGGAGGAAACaattttaatgtgtttactGATGGTTGTGCGATGGCTTACATTCCTGCGTTGTGTCAAGGATACACAGAGGTGCAtagtataaaatgaaaataggtTAACATGCATTCAGACTTGAAAACAGGTGTGCTTACGGGTGGTGTTACGTGTtcatgtacgcacacacacacactcagaaacataAATAGAGTTGGTATACTGGAATGGACGCATGCAGGATGAATCATAGTGTAACTGGTATAACTATACTTCCAGCGAGGTGACCAGCGTTATTCTAGAACCAGGTTGTGATTCTCTCTCATCACAAGAAGATCGTGAAGGGAAAAGAGGGGAACATGTGGCAGACagtgagaaaacacaataacGCAGAACTCTTAATCAGAGGGAGGCACAACTGCTTGGAtcctttatcatttttatgtggTTAGTCCTCTCTCGTTTATATGATACAATCTAGATATTTCTATTTAATGGTGgtgtacatgtgcacacaatCAGCTCTATCTGTTATTTCTGTCTGAAACAAACCTTTTCATCACTGCACAACTACATTAATGCTCTAAGGTGAATTTAATATTgctgctttagtcataaaaggagaacagtaaaataaatgatttaggCTACTGTCAGGACTACAGAAAAAACATATCAGGCTCTAATTGTTAGGCTAAAGCAACCAGCCTAAGCACTACAGGATAATCTAACGCCAGGCAAACAGTACACACCGCTTCTTCTAACGGACTCACCTTTGTCCTTGGGGCTAAATCCAAAATATCAAATAGATGCACAAACATGGAAGAACCTATACAAACAGTATAGCTGACCTATAGACTGACCTGTAAGTTTGGTTTTGCGAAAATATCGGTTCTATGAGCTACAACAGACTCCAGATGGAAAGCCAACAATAACAGTATAGGAAGGGTGCAAgaatatgtatgtgtatttgctTTACCTTTGTATATGCACTGAGCTTGGAAGAACATGTTTGGAGTTTTGTTCCTTCACAAAATAGTGTGTCTTCAAATTTCCTGGACTTCCATTAAATGTCCACTGCACTGTGATAAGCACGATAAACACTTACAGGAACCTAAACATGCTATTTCAGGCCCATGTACAAAACTATTAGTAAACTTTGCATAATGTTAAGCCATCTTCAAGTACTTCAGCTACATATCTACCAAGCTCCCAGCGGTCTTCCAAGACAAATCTATTAGTGCTGACCTCTCATCATTCCCCGGGCCCTAATGTGCTTGTCCCATGTAGTTTACCTAATCTTAGTTCCAAGGGTATAGTATGAGAGAGGCACAGCACTTGTTGATATCAAGACTGTGATGTGTACCTCACATGGGTCAGCGCGCATGACCACAGCTaataatagtttgttttttactgaatGAACTGCATAAGAGATTCGTGGAAACGATTTAAAAATACTAGGTATCGATGAGTGCCAATGCCATCCCTTCAAGTGTTTTGtacaaatatgaaacaaaatagATGCTATAGATAAATAGCCTAGGGCCAAGGTGTGCATAAAAATCAGCATGTATTCTGTGCCAGCACTGTGACACACTGAACGGATGGTTTTGGAGGTAAACACCAgggttttcttctgtttgactGTACACTATTTGGCCCGGAAGGGACAAAAGGTCTCCAGAGTTCAAATCCATGTGGGATGCACCCGGGCTTGATATGTCCACTAAAATGCTAAATGAgtaacatgtaaatatttactgAGGAGACGGAACAAGCTTTCAGAACAGTCAGCTCACTGTCCAGTCACTAAAGTATCtattgacaaaaatgtgaatgaaCTGAAGGcgttgtttttcagtttatgGTTTTACTCCACAGTTAAAATTTCACACAATAGAATTTCAATGACTTTACTTGCAAGAGTCCACCAGACGTATGGAAGTCAGTATATCGTATTTGAGATTGCTCCAAAAGGAAAAAGTAGTTACATAAGACGGAACAGACTGAACTTTTTTCATTTAGGAAGGAATTCTTGCCCCTTGTTGTGAAATCAGGGACATCTCCCTCAGTGTGGATGAAATGCTTGTGTCGTCTAGGAGCTTCCAGAcaaatctttctttttatttggaTTCTTAAAATAGGAAGAGGAATGCACAGTATCTCTCCGCATGTATGTgcagtagaaaagaaaaaacgaaacaaactttaatctttatttaatgtgcataaaaatacacacattagcAAGTCCTTTGCAAGTTCTGCTCTAAGACAAAAGTAAGATATTAGTTTTTCAACTTATACAACCAAACACAACCACAATGATCCGCTCACATTCTGTTTCCATTATTCCACCCAACTCTGTCCAATCGTGCTATTTACAACCTTGGCTTCAACAGTCTTGACACATCATAAGAAGTTATGGttctcacacgcacgcacgcacgcacgcacgcacacacgcacttacacacacacacacacacacacacacacacacacacacagacactgttgtGTTACTTGGGTTTGGCAGTAATGCTAGTTTACTACTGTAGGTACTAACTTAGTTAGCCCAGGTATGTTAAtgtttgcagacacacacactgttaaattCATTCCTTACACTTTTGCTTGTTATTTTTGGGtttagagaaacaaaaaaaaagaaaaaaagattgttttaGATACAGACTGTCACTCTTACCAGACCTCCATGCACATCATTTCAACATGTGGATGAATTCAAATCTTGACAGGCCTTACATGCCTAGTTCAGGTTGTTAAGCCATTATTGTTTGAGGTCGGGGTTTGGCAATAGTCAGTCATCATGTTTTGTTCACATCTTGTTTactaaatattaacatttttcttGGAGGGTGTTTTTTGACCGACCAAGACATGTACTTAAGATATTCTGGCTCCATAGATAACCAGTCGCactgacaggaagaggaaacatcATTCCCAGTTGAGCAACTGTGATAACAAATAAGAGTCTTCTGGGAAGAGTTATCACATTCACTTAGTCCTTACAGACACTTTATTGTAACTGACtgtcaaatgaaatattttcttattacaTAAATTCTTCACATCTGcttattacatttctttcttccatGCCAAAAGTCAGGATCAAGTTAAATGTGGGAACATGTGCTTTCACTATAATTCTCTGGTTTCCAGGATATATCTGTGTAGATGAGTTTTATTGATGGGATGGATGGTAACTATTGTGGAATCTTTTGATTGCTTTATTTCTGCAGTTTTacaatttatatttacattcatttaaaatattatgaaacagacacacagaaagaggaattaaataacaaaa
Proteins encoded in this window:
- the rgs3a gene encoding regulator of G-protein signaling 3a isoform X6, which produces MGNLADRIGPKKRFVREASSLQQHLLSDSGDKCDCLLSLEAYSADQKRRVCQCLKDNIDKQLQLHRREPHVPHFEQMSEPKVDAPSCELGGAGDRGGVSLHLPPRSSEGEESSLYPSSPSEPPTLGSPHPSEPLTPLDEVYMPLGGLMGSEERHKVPPTPPPSTEGEDCKSMEGNEMEIWREMKDLENRREEEEEEEDGASRKSTLSEGEEKEEGGEEGEMNEEEVNLNLMVSNTDEDNASEPPDTNAPPSSSSSSFVIPELRLDRSFSADALSSPNTDDEDYDEDEDEESDEEDDEDDSDDAYLQRSDSKRRSMVEGATCEKHGGGGLSVQNSLRRRTHSEGSLLQDPRTPCFTSDNAINCLEAGGAHHKGGWTLPSPKTLKKELTKNGGSMHQLCMLFSGRKLSSGSPCSCEVGPEGTKKKKSKNLAKDMKNRLAFLRRRNESPGSNPASKLDKSMKSVKPTPEEALKWGDSLDKLLGHKYGLAAFRAFLRTEFSEENLEFWLACEEYKKIKSQSKMASKAKKIFAEYIAIQSCKEVNLDSYTRDHTKDNLQNVTRSCFDLAQRRIYGLMEKDSYPRFLRSELYLDLINQKKPSSTSTSSSS
- the rgs3a gene encoding regulator of G-protein signaling 3a isoform X7; amino-acid sequence: MPVSKMSEPKVDAPSCELGGAGDRGGVSLHLPPRSSEGEESSLYPSSPSEPPTLGSPHPSEPLTPLDEVYMPLGGLMGSEERHKVPPTPPPSTEGEDCKSMEGNEMEIWREMKDLENRREEEEEEEDGASRKSTLSEGEEKEEGGEEGEMNEEEVNLNLMVSNTDEDNASEPPDTNAPPSSSSSSFVIPELRLDRSFSADALSSPNTDDEDYDEDEDEESDEEDDEDDSDDAYLQRSDSKRRSMVEGATCEKHGGGGLSVQNSLRRRTHSEGSLLQDPRTPCFTSDNAINCLEAGGAHHKGGWTLPSPKTLKKELTKNGGSMHQLCMLFSGRKLSSGSPCSCEVGPEGTKKKKSKNLAKDMKNRLAFLRRRNESPGSNPASKLDKSMKSVKPTPEEALKWGDSLDKLLGHKYGLAAFRAFLRTEFSEENLEFWLACEEYKKIKSQSKMASKAKKIFAEYIAIQSCKEVNLDSYTRDHTKDNLQNVTRSCFDLAQRRIYGLMEKDSYPRFLRSELYLDLINQKKPSSTSTSSSS
- the rgs3a gene encoding regulator of G-protein signaling 3a isoform X8, with protein sequence MSEPKVDAPSCELGGAGDRGGVSLHLPPRSSEGEESSLYPSSPSEPPTLGSPHPSEPLTPLDEVYMPLGGLMGSEERHKVPPTPPPSTEGEDCKSMEGNEMEIWREMKDLENRREEEEEEEDGASRKSTLSEGEEKEEGGEEGEMNEEEVNLNLMVSNTDEDNASEPPDTNAPPSSSSSSFVIPELRLDRSFSADALSSPNTDDEDYDEDEDEESDEEDDEDDSDDAYLQRSDSKRRSMVEGATCEKHGGGGLSVQNSLRRRTHSEGSLLQDPRTPCFTSDNAINCLEAGGAHHKGGWTLPSPKTLKKELTKNGGSMHQLCMLFSGRKLSSGSPCSCEVGPEGTKKKKSKNLAKDMKNRLAFLRRRNESPGSNPASKLDKSMKSVKPTPEEALKWGDSLDKLLGHKYGLAAFRAFLRTEFSEENLEFWLACEEYKKIKSQSKMASKAKKIFAEYIAIQSCKEVNLDSYTRDHTKDNLQNVTRSCFDLAQRRIYGLMEKDSYPRFLRSELYLDLINQKKPSSTSTSSSS
- the rgs3a gene encoding regulator of G-protein signaling 3a isoform X5, encoding MDLPLDLCSRTLIISEEMILHESKHHSLKVTVFVYNDLMLVTRENEPGRCNVLQSPLYLRQLRLQDDYAEELRFYLIHMTEKCDCLLSLEAYSADQKRRVCQCLKDNIDKQLQLHRREPHVPHFEQMSEPKVDAPSCELGGAGDRGGVSLHLPPRSSEGEESSLYPSSPSEPPTLGSPHPSEPLTPLDEVYMPLGGLMGSEERHKVPPTPPPSTEGEDCKSMEGNEMEIWREMKDLENRREEEEEEEDGASRKSTLSEGEEKEEGGEEGEMNEEEVNLNLMVSNTDEDNASEPPDTNAPPSSSSSSFVIPELRLDRSFSADALSSPNTDDEDYDEDEDEESDEEDDEDDSDDAYLQRSDSKRRSMVEGATCEKHGGGGLSVQNSLRRRTHSEGSLLQDPRTPCFTSDNAINCLEAGGAHHKGGWTLPSPKTLKKELTKNGGSMHQLCMLFSGRKLSSGSPCSCEVGPEGTKKKKSKNLAKDMKNRLAFLRRRNESPGSNPASKLDKSMKSVKPTPEEALKWGDSLDKLLGHKYGLAAFRAFLRTEFSEENLEFWLACEEYKKIKSQSKMASKAKKIFAEYIAIQSCKEVNLDSYTRDHTKDNLQNVTRSCFDLAQRRIYGLMEKDSYPRFLRSELYLDLINQKKPSSTSTSSSS